ggaagcatcaactcccatatgtgccttgaccaggcaagcccagggtttcgaaccggcgacctcagcatttccaggtcgacgctttatccactgcgccaccacaggtcaggccaaatgattattccatcttttttttttaagattttatttatttagtatagagaggggagagagagagagagagagagagagagacagagagagaaggggggaggagcagaaagcatcaactcccatatgtgccttgaccaggcaagcccagggtttttttgaaccggcaacctcagcgtttccaaatagattttagagagaaaggaagagagtgagagagagagagaacccgatttattgttttacttatttatgcatttgtttggttgattcttgtatgtggcctgaccaagaatcaaacctgcaaccttggcgtatcaggatgatactctaaccaaatgagctatctggccagggactTAGTAGTTAACTTTTgagggagtcaaaagttacaaAATCCACAAATTTTGGATTGGGTGGTGGATTGGTGCCCCTATAACCTGCCCTGTTCAAAGGTcaattgtatatttatttgttcatggcCATATCTCTGGTGCTTAGAGCAGTAACTGGGACATATGAGGTCCCTAATGCATATTGGATTAatgcatttattgaatgaatgaatgaatgaatgctgaaTGAGGAAGCAGAGCAGATATGTCTGACCAGCCCATTCTGGGCTTCTAGAGGGTCCTGAAAGGAGAATGCTGCATCTCCCCTCCCTGCAACCTCCCAGTCAACGACACCTCTTGTAGGAAAAGGAAACTATTTAGTTTTGGGGGGAAATCTCTAGCTATTACCAAGGCAGCAGAAAGAATTCTCACTCCCTGCCTTTTGAATAATTACTAGATCCTTCTTCCTACGTAAAGAACAGACTGCCCTAGTTAAGACCAGCTGTTAAACTCACCCGTGACCCACAAACAGGGCTTCAGATGTGTCCTACTCATTAAGACCAAACCATCAGTCCCACAccatttccttcctcctctgtTGGACTGAGGCAAGAAGCTTCCATTCTGCGCACACTGGTGAAACCAATCACTGATATTCACCTTTCTCCTCCTAGCCCTGCACAAGGAAACCAAGGATTGTACATAAGGGTGGTGCTTCTATGACCACACAGAGGGTGGCTCCCAtctggagacagagaaaaaagccACTTGCATGtgctagtctttattttttaaagtttttaaaaatctcttttaatgAGCTGAGAGTTTGATGGAAAGCACAAGGGTGGTAGTCTATGTTTATAAGACACAGAGGGGCAAGATTAGAAGCTTTTGGGACATTTGTTCTTAGCTGGCCTGTCAGCCTGGCACTAGGGCGTCAAAGCCTTAGTGACTGTTAGCTGGCTTTGACTCTTGTCCCTTGGCTCAAGAACAGGGGCTCCCAGTGTGGCCTCCGTTGCACCTAGGACTGCAGGGCCAGAGAGATTTCACAGGGGCCTGATGAAAGGGTGTGACTGGAGTGAGAGCCTCTGGTGTGAGAGAGGGAATCCATGGGGATAAGAAGTGTCACCAGCTGGAGAAGGACCTGAGATATCTGGCATGGAACCTTGTGAAGATGAGTGTCGGTGTGCAGGAGGCATGGTGGTGTGGATGGCCCCGCCCGTGAGAGAGCTGAGGGCCACAGGGAGTAGAGGCATCTCTGACTCTTGAGTCCCCAAGAAGGACTGGTAGGTGGGGCTGAGGATGTTTGGACAAGGAAAGTCTTTGAAGCTTTTCTCTGGTCCTTCCAACTCTGGACCTGGTCCCCTCCCCTCCATAAAGCCATTAGCTTCTGGTGCCAGCCCTATCTCTGCTCCATCTCTCTTGGTTCCAGTCGGTGCATTCACAGACTTGCCCTGAGGGACAGGGAGGATTTATGGGGGTAGAGgttagagggggaggggcatcctTTAGAAGAGGGGAGGTCTGTTAGGGAAGTAGGGTGAGAGGAGCTGTGAGTTCCATCAGACTAGACCGGATCATTTCCGAGCTGGCTCTGCATGACAAAGGGGAAggggcaagtttcttttatcgccccccccccccccccgctgaccCCACACACCTGCCTGTTGATGCCTGGCCGCCCCAGCaaaagggggtggggcaggctgTGGCCCAGCTTCCCTGGATCCTGCTCAGGCCACCTTCCTCTCTTCGTGGACCCAGGACAAAAAATATATCTGCCAGGCTGATTACCCAAAGCACCTGCCGCCCCCTCCCGGAGAGCCTCGCGACCCAGAACTGCGCggtgagaaggggtgggggtgttgGAGGCGCGTGCGAGCTTGTGTTTGCGTTTGTGAGGCTAGAGGCGTTAAGGGGTCGTGGGAAGAAGATTCACTGGGGCGCAGTGGTCACACCCCGGGTAGAAGCTAAGGGAGAAACGAAGTGAGGGCGAGCCAAAGGGTTATGCTTTTATAGACTTGCTCCAGATGCAGAAGCAGGATTTTCTGTCTGTTTTCAAAGGCCTGAGGAAAGGTGTtcgtgggggcggggggggggggacgtagACGTGGGCGGTAGTTAAGAAAGTTGGAGGCGAAGATGCGGGAGCTCTTTGCTGCAAGGGAAGGAAGAGGTGGATGCTTCTGGAAGACTCGCCTTCAGCACGGAGGTTCGAGGCGAGGGTTGCAGATGAGGGGCTGGAGGTGCCCCTACTCTGCTGTTGGTACCGCTGGGACACAGGGCTCCTAGGTAGGGGATGAGGAAGCCTCCACAGCTTCAGGGGCCAGGTTCGCTTGTAGGCTTTTTTACATTTCTCTGTGAAGTTGCCTTGCGAAAGTGAAGAGTCCTAGCCTTCTCCCTACTGTTACTTTGGGAAACCGAAGTTAGGATTTGGGAAACTTGTTTAGCGTGAGAAGGGTATAGATTGAGAGGGATGACTCCTGTTTGGCTGTCGGTCAAGTCAACTCACCAATTGTTTTTTGGCCCCAGAAAAGAGATCCTGGAGGCCAGGGGAATCCAGGAGCAAGAGGTAAAGGGAAGGGCGAGGGGATGACTTGCACTTTTGGAGGGGCAAGTGTGCACTGAACAGCTACACCTCTTCCTAAGTGCTGCATGGAGCATGCCCTGCTCCAGAAATgggatgttttcatttctctcttctagTTTCTCAGCTCAGTGTTTCCTTTGGAATAAGGCCCTGAGTATGGTCTTACCCCAGTCTGGGGTAAGAGGTATTAAGGCCAGCAGCCCTCTGGTGAGAAGATGAGCCGGAGGAGATGGAGGTTGGAAAGAGGCTGAGTTTCTTTGGGAGAGTGAATAGTGACATTAGATCTATCCCAGAGCTCACTCCCTTGCTTCTTAGTCCTCCCCTGTCTGTTGCATTTCCACACTGATTCTCCCTCCATTTCTGTTTTCTCAGGACTCCCAGTTTTGGAAGCCGGCAGTCCCTGGGGTCTTTCCGGGGCACTGGGGAGGGCTGAGGCGGATCATGCCCATGCCAGGCCTTCTGCTGCTCGCTGCTGTGCTGCTCTCCAGCTGGGCTCAGCTGCCAGCTGATGCCAGCTCCTGGTGGTGAGTAAGAGGGGCTGAAATCCTACTCTACAACCTACGCCTCCTTTGGTAATTGAAATGTGGAGAAGGTCACAGTGGGTCGCGATCTTCCTTTATTCATAGGAATCCTGAGGACCTCTTTTATCCCAGGAAAACTGGGGCagccctttttctttctcaggcCCCCAGAGGTAAAGGTTCCACAGGATAAAGGACTAGTTCATTTGGCTgtttctctgatcctgtctgtaTTCCCCTTTTCCTGGCTTTTCCTCCATCCCTATGGGTGGTTAGAAATACTCCTCTTGTTGTTATTGGAtgggtaaacatttttatttatttattattttttaagtttttttgctGGTGGGTGCAAGGAGAATAGAATTCTTACTTTATAAGTCTGAAGACCAGGTGCGGGATTTGCAGGACCATTGTGttgctttctttttgtgtttttaaaactttcattgcCAAGTCAACATGGAATAACAGGCACTCACCACCTGTTTTGCACGATCTGTACACTGCTCACATTTTTACTCAGATGGCAAATGTACAGCCTTATCATCTCACTTAATACTTTATTGTATCTTGTGGTTAATGAGCAAAAAGGAAAGCCTGAGAACTAATAAGGAGTGGGTTCAGGGATGTGTGGGTCCAATACAGAAGTGAAAACCTTTAGAATATATTGCCATATATGTAAACTGAATTTGATTTTAAAGGCATAAGGGGAACACTGTATAAGGGAACTTACTGCTTTCCATCACATATCCTACACTTGGTTCAAAGTGAAGTAATTAGTCCAACTCCTTGAATAAGTCATGCTCTCTCCTGGTGAGGTTTGGTACTTTTTGCTCTCTGCCTCAAATGAATAGCCCACTCCCTCTGTTGCATTCCCCTCCTGCCTCACACCTTTAAGATCCTTCAAGCTCACACTTTGGCCATCTCCTTATAAAAAGTTCTTCCCAGCTGTAAGAGCTCTTCCCCTATCTGATTGCCCTGAATCCAGAAGCTCAAGTTTGTCTTAAGCATCTCACATGTCATCTGTCTTCATGCCTCAgttttcctaattttcttttcttagcgTTTAATGGAGGGCCTTATTCACAGAAAgcactgaaaaaaatgaatgaatgaatgacttacAGCTGCACACAGGCATGTATATGCTCACTCCTTCCCCTTTCTGAATCTCTGCTGTAGGTCGTTAGCTATGAACCCAGTGCAGAGACCTGAGATGTTCATCATCGGTGCCCAGCCTGTGTGCAGCCAGCTTCCTGGGCTCTCCCCTGGCCAGAGAAAGCTGTGCCAGTTGTACCAAGAGCACATGGTCTACATTGGGGAGGGAGCCAAGACGGGCATCAAGGAGTGCCAGTACCAGTTCCGGCAGAGGCGGTGGAACTGCAGCACCGTGGACGACACATCTGTCTTTGGGAGGGTCATGCAGATAGGTAAGCGGCCACCAGACATGGCTTGGTTGAAGGAGCTGTGCTCACCTAGCCTGGGTACAAGCATGCTCTCTCAGGATGGTGCAGAGAGAGTGTTTTAATGGGTTCTCTCAAGGCTTGGAATTGGCCTGCAAGGAGAGAGGCAGAAGAATCTTAGACAATGTGTTAGCCGCACAGCCCTAGCTCAGCTCAGCCCTGTCTGGGGTAGCCTGTGTGACTCACGCTGGGAAGGGATCTGACCGTCTGAGCTGCATTTGAGTGAATGAGGAAACCTGCCCACCACCAGTGTGCTTTGTCTCTCAGCACAGTGGCCTCCTTTGAGAGCGTGGCCCTGAATGTCCAtgggctttctgcctcttctgctTGGACCCTGAGAGAGAAACTGTGGGCCAAATTGGAGATAGCTGTCATTACTCAACCCGGGTCCTGGCTCTTCCATTtgaaaggggtgggggtgaaaGCGGGGGAAGGGGACAGACTGAAGAAGAAAGGTGAGAGGGCCACCTCTTCCCAGGTTCctgtcctctccctctccctctccctctcccactcctggCCGATGATTCTTTGGCTGCTCTATTGCTTAGCTGGAGGTGTGATCTGGGCCCTAATTGTTTTAGGCccttttgaaatgtaattttccTCTCCCTGGCAAGAAATTGAGAAATCCGGCCCTATTCTCTTGGGTCTTATCCTCAGGGCCATAAAAGGAAGGTGTTAGAGCACTGAAGACCCTGTCCTGTATTCTCTCAGAATAGCTTCCCTTCTGGAGTTACCCAAGCTTGGGCTTTTCCCAAAGAATGGTTTTAGCAGCAGGGGAGTTAGGGAGTTGCAGTTCCATTCTCCTCTATTATGGATACTTGGAAGGCCCCCTCCTTCTCCTGacctctctcccacctcccttgCCCAGAGTAAGAAGTAAGGATCAGGGGAAAGGACACTTTGaacctcttttttctcttccttcagtGTCAACTCAAGGTCCATTGAAGGAATGCTTCTGTGTTCCCGTATCAGTCTTACTAGGCAACTTTCCTGAAAGAATAGACTTGAGCATTAAGTGGGATTTAGTGGTAATTTATCAATCCTTCTCAAATATAGTTAGTATCTGTCCCTTCTTCATGGTAAAGTCTTGGGTCAGCAGCACCCTCTGTCCTGAGTTTCCAGTGAGGACACAAGGGTGGCCTAGGTGTAGAGAGAGGAACTCTCCTAATCACTTGAAGGGAGTAACCTAATGTATGCCTGATGTTGGCTAGGTCCTTTCCATGTGTTCCTTTGCTTGAGTGAAGGCCACAAAGTGAGGCTTTCCTTCAGACAGAAAAGCGCCGTCAGGAATAGAAGCTGCCGGATACAGGGCTGCATGGCAGAGTGACTTGTGAAAGCAGACCCTGTTCCATACCCTCTCTGTACCCTGCTCTGTTACCAGTGAAACCCTCCTGTTTGTTTGGTGGTTTTTCATTATTCCTTTTTGTAGCTTCCCTGAGGCTTATGCTACCTGGGAAACTGTCCTTCGTTCCTCTCCCTGGGCCCAGATGTCTCCTGGTGAGTTCGTTCTCTTAACTGCTGTCTGGTGTGTGACTTCCAAAAGAtccctttcttttctgaagcAGCTGCAAAAGTCCACCACCAAAGGCAGCAGAGCAGCACAGGGGGAGGCATTGGTGCTTCACCCAGTCTCTGCCCAGAGGAGCATGGAGGCACCTTCCTGGCAGTTGTAACAGAGAAGGCATGATATTGTTCTGTTCTCCTGTTGTCCGACTAGATTAAAGTCTCTCTAGTAGCTCCACTAGCCACTGGTTTAATAGCCTTTATCCTTGAGATGGTTTGAGTTTCCACTCTGAATTGTTTCATATATAGGGATCCCCCCCCACTCTGTATTGCCTATCCATTCTGAAGCCCACGTTATCTCTTGCTTGCTGAGAGGAGCACTAAGAGCCTGTGCTTAGCAGGCTTACCAGAGACCGAGATGCTGCCCATGAAAGCAGAGCCCCACCTGCACTCAGGACCTAAGGTTGCCTCCAGCCAAAAGAGGCAGAATGCCTGCAGGAGACAGCTAATTCATTTGAGGACAGGTTAGGATCCCAACCATGCTCATCAGCAACGACCCTCAGAGCACAGGATGTCTTTGACAAGGATGCTCACTTGTGGGGTCACTATTGTAAAAGGTGCTTCTAAGAAGGATGACTCAGTTCTGAAAAATGTGTTTGCTGAAGAATGGATGAAAGAATCAGACCCAGTACCTTGGGAAAGGGAACACATAGAAGGCATGTTTGTTGCTTTCAAATACCGAAGGGCTGTTCTATGGGAGAGGGAATAGACATGCATTCCAGTAGGCAGAAGTTATAGGAAGGCCCATTTCAGCTTAATATAACAATGTTTTGGTTATTAGAGTCATTAAAAAAAGGTGGAATGAGTTGCGTTGAGAACCCAACCAACTTCTCTGAGGAACGTTGTAAAGGAGCGctcacagtggatggagtgtgcTCTGGGCCACAGCTGCCAGGCTCCTCCTGCCCCAGGGTGCCAGCCAGGTCAGGGTCCCGAGGCCCCATTTTAGGAAGACTTCTCAGGCGTATCCTCTCTTCCCTAAGAGCCTCTTAACCATCTTACCATCTTGGGAGCTCACACTCATAGCTTGACTCCCCTAGACCAGATAGAGCCTGGTCTCTGGCAGTGGTTCAGCACTGACTCAGATGTCAAGCCTGATGGCTGAATCATCAGTGTGACTTCCTGTACCATCTGGGTTTTTCTTGGGCTGCTCCTGGTCCACAGCTGACCAGGAATTGACTCCTGGCTAATTGAGAAAAACTGATTTGCCCAATGTGGTCTGGTTGCAAACTTCACTGTGTCGTGCCTAGATAATAAAAAGGGGGGATACGGTGGGAGATCACTGTAAACTTATCAGTGATTGCAGACTGCTTCTCTCTTCATGTGCCAAGATGGTATTGTGGGATGTCTGTCTACTTCGGACCACAGAGAGCAGAAATTGTTTGGTTTAATAGCTGAGATCAGgactgaacctcagtttcctgttAAGAACCGCTCCCTTCCTTCTAGACCTAAGTCCATATGagtattacttattattattttctttttaaaatgttttagagagagatgaaggcagagaaatagagacaggaacatccatctgttcctgtatgtgccctgactagggattgaagcggtgacttctgtgcttcaggacaatgctctaaccaactgagctatccggacagggatgtttattatttcctataacagctttattaaaaCATAATCCATATACCATACAATGTACCATTTCATAGTATACAGTTCAGTGTATATTCATAGGATTGTGCAACCAGCACTACTATCTAATTACAAAACCCTATAAAGAAACAGTATACCCATTAGTGATCCCTCTCTATTCTTCTCCGCTCCTCCCCAAACCCTAGGTAGACACTAATCTTTCTGCCTCTATGATTTTTCATATTATGGACATttcctataagtgggatcatataatatgtggccttttaCATCAAGTTCAATATGGATACAAAATGCTAAGTGGTTCACTCAGCATAGTAAtctcaaggttcacccatgttgtagcatgtacttGTATACTttatggcttttttattttaacagagacagagcgagagtcagagagagggatagatagggacagacaggaacaaagagagatgagaagcatcaatcatcagtttttcgttacgacaccttagttgttcattgattgctttctcatatgtgccttgaccagggggctacagcagaccgagtaaccccttgctcaagccagcaaccttgggtccaagctggtgaactttgctcaaaccagatgtgcccgtgctcaagctgtcgaccttggggtctcgaacctgggtcctccgcatcccagtccgacactctatccactgcgccaccacctggtcaggcactttattactttttatggctgaataataactCATTGCACAGATAATACCACttttttgtttacccattcacctGCTGATGGACttttgggctattatgaataatgctacaatgaacattaCGTATTAGATTTTGTGTGAACAAATGGTTTCATTTATCTTGGATATCTTTTTAGGAGTGGAATTGCAGGGTCATGTGGTAATTCAATGTTCAAccttttgaggagccaccatactatTTCCAAAGCAGCTGTATCATTGTATGTTCCCCACCAGCAATACATGAGGGCTCCAGTTTTTCTATGTCCTCCCCTACTTCCTCATGTGTGTGAAATGGTGtcttattttgattttgatttgcatttcctggtagctgagtattattttttataaacatctTTACTGAAGTAGAACATACAGCATGTGAGTTTGTGAGTGGTTCCCTACAGCAGTAGAGGACCACAGTTCAGCTTTCTACTAGAAATTATCTATATATTTGGAGAGACCCTGCTGAGTGTCCCATAGATGTGTTCCCAGTACTCTGGAGTTAAGAGGCAGTGTGGACCCTATGGAAGACAGCGAGACAGCTTGAATGATCTGGATGTTATAATTCTAGTTCACTTTCTACTTCTGGTCTCTGCCACTATATCTAGCTGGATAGGGgcagcaataaaaagacagatgtgTGGCTTATAGGATGGGGAAATATTGACATTGTGAGGGAGAGGTTTTTGTAAGGATAGAGTTCTGTAATTGGTCCTATGATTTCTGTTCGGTCTCATTCTTTGGTCTCATGTCTCTCCTAAATTCCTCAATGTCCATTCTCCTCTGCATTTAGGTCTGTGCCCTAGGAATCTACTGGTCGTGTAAACTTCTCTGGAATGCTTGTTAGTGTAAGCCTGGGCTGGAGGGTGTCACTCTATCTGGTATGTCATAGGGCAGAGGAGGCAAATTTCAGCTCATTATCAAGAGACCTTTTGAGCCATTAGAGCCATGGGGACTGAAAGGCACACCTTCCTGACATTGTTTCCCTCCTGAGAGTGGTAGGGCTGAGGCTGCTGCGGCATGGGCCTGCAGGAGGCAGAGGGATGAAGAGCCTCCACTAGAGTTGACCTCCTTCACCACCCGTCTTGCCTTGTCTTGCCTTGCAGGGAGCCGCGAGACTGCCTTCACCTATGCCGTGAGTGCCGCGGGGGTGGTGAATGCCATCAGCCGGGCCTGCCGAGAGGGTGAGCTCTCCACATGTGGCTGCAGCAGGACAGCGCGGCCCAAGGATCTTCCCCGGGACTGGCTATGGGGCGGCTGTGGGGACAACGTGGAATACGGCTACCGCTTTGCTAAGGAATTTGTGGACGCCCGGGAGCGGGAGAAGAACTATGCCAAGGGATCGGAGGAGCAGGGCCGGGTGCTCATGAACCTGCAGAACAACGAGGCGGGTCGAAGGGTGAGCTGGACCTCTCCCCAACCCcatcccacccctccccacacactGCAGACCAGCTGGGCTGTCCCTGAGCTGAGCTATGAGCCGTGGCCTGGTCATGGAGGAAGGGCTTGGCCTGCTCAAGGAGATTCTTACCTACAACTGCTGATCTAGGTGCCCATATTACTGAACTAATCCTTTTTAGAAGGGTCCATTTCCCTACACGCACATgtacttgtcatttttttaaaccttatttATTTCTCTACAGGGCTTCTGTCCCATAGAGCTTAGATGCAATCTTACAAtcagaatttcaaacataaggaGTGGAGTTCTTGCCTTGACTGCCCCTATGTTACAGTTTGAACAGATAGGATGATTGGAAATTTAGGCTTTTAGACTTAGTCTAGGGATtatgatttcattttctaaaaatttttatttattgacttagagAAATTTGTTGCTCCATTCATccatgcgttcattggttgattcttgtatgtgctctgactgggcatcaaacctacaaccttggtgtatcaggattacactttaaccaactgagctacccagccagggcttatgttttttgtttttttttaaagattttagagaagggaagggggtgggggaagagcaggaagcatcaactcatagtaattgcttctcgtatgtgcctttactgtgcaagcccagggttttgaaccggcaacctcagcattccaggttgatgctttgtccactgtgccaccacaggtcaggtggcttGTGATTTCTTAAAGGCTCAGGTAAAAGCAGAGTTTGCTTAAGAGCTGCTGTCATACAATCCAGAAACCCAGTCCAAAAGCTCATTTAGGCCTAGTGGCAAACTGTGTGCTAGGAGTTTTAACGTAGTGAAAGCATGAAGGACAAACGATTCTTGGAAGGGTCCAGTAGACAGTTTCACTGATCACTTGTAAGATAGGatagtctctgagcctcagtttcagtAGAAACTGAACCGGAGGTGGAGGTGAACGTGCTTTATTGTGTGTGCAGAGCATACTTGGGCAACACCATTAGGTTTCCTTTATGGTATTCTGGGAAGCACACTCCTGCTCTGCCTGCACCTTGTTCATGGAGATCACACCTCTGGGCATATGCTCAGGACTCCTCTTCCCTTTGCTGCCCTGTGAGACTTCTGCCTCAAGAAACAGAGGGACTCGACCAATATAGCCTGCATCCAGGTCTCCCTGTAGAGAGGTCTGAGGCCTGAGTGCTGGAGGGACGAACAGTCTCCTGACAAAGGGCCAGGGGAGCACTGACTTCTTTCTGGGGGTGCTGTCCACACTTAGGTCTATGTCAAGTCAGCTGGCTTGTGGGCCCAGGCCAGGGACTTTAATGAGAGCAAAGACCAACtaattaaaaatgagagcagaGGTTTttttgagaagcaataaatgcaGAATTTAATATTGGTTCATTGGTGGGTTACAGGATAtaaatatgtttctaaaaatgtgtttcaggttttaaaaattgttatatttttgtttcatagaAGTACATAGTAGAAAAATGGGATTGGAAATGTGTTTACATGAATCGGTATCTTACGACGGTGGCTTGGTAGAACATGTTATACTTGTGTAAACTTAGCATCACCAATAGTGACATCACATAGAAATTAGAATTGGTCCCTTCCTTATCCAGTGTCTCTCTTACATATCACATATCCTGAGGTCAGATTTTTAGCCACTTGTGGGTGTATGGGGGTGATATTGATCCATGGTGGGGTGAGGGGTAGTTGTCGATGCTCTGAACTGTGCTTGTTATGGTATAAACTGGGCAGAGAGACCACAACTGTCTCAGGTGACATCAATTCTGAGGGCATCTGTGTGGCTGCCTGGGCCTCCAGGACTTCCTTCTGGTTTAGCGCTCCATTAGGCAGTCTTTGCATATTTAAACACAActggaaagagattggtgaaaaggTTAAAATCTTCACTTTATCTCCTGAATGCccaaattttatccttttttttttttttttttttacagagacagagtcagagagagggatagacagggacagagagatgagaagcatcaatcatcagttttttattgcgacaccttaattgttcattgattgctttctcatatgtgccttgaccgtggggctatagcagactgagtaaccccttgctcgagccagcgaccttgggaccttgggtccaagctggtgagctttgcttaaaccagatgagcccacgctcaagccagcaacctcggggtcttgaacctgggtcttccgcatcccagtccaatgttctatccactgcgcctcttcctggtcaggcaaattttatccattttttaagaTCCCTATATAATACCACCTACTCCTTCAAATCTGTTCCATCTCTCATAGGTAGTAGTCTCTGCATCGCAACTACAGTAGAGCATTTGTACCGGTCCTGAGTTATGGTGTACTCTACCTCATCATGAAGTGTAAGTTTCTGAGGACAGGGATAGCTGTGCTTTACACAGTGGGTGCATGTGAATATGCAGACCAAAGTTGCCATATTGCTTCCTAGTGAGAGGTCAGATTCATGGGGGGCTGTTTCCTGTCTCTGCTCTGAGCTGTCCATGGGGCATTGTGACAGATGTGGAGGTGACTAGGCATTCATTCTAATC
The DNA window shown above is from Saccopteryx bilineata isolate mSacBil1 chromosome 2, mSacBil1_pri_phased_curated, whole genome shotgun sequence and carries:
- the WNT5B gene encoding protein Wnt-5b, with product MQDSQFWKPAVPGVFPGHWGGLRRIMPMPGLLLLAAVLLSSWAQLPADASSWWSLAMNPVQRPEMFIIGAQPVCSQLPGLSPGQRKLCQLYQEHMVYIGEGAKTGIKECQYQFRQRRWNCSTVDDTSVFGRVMQIGSRETAFTYAVSAAGVVNAISRACREGELSTCGCSRTARPKDLPRDWLWGGCGDNVEYGYRFAKEFVDAREREKNYAKGSEEQGRVLMNLQNNEAGRRAVYKMADVACKCHGVSGSCSLKTCWLQLAEFRKVGDQLKEKYDSAAAMRITRRGKLELVNSRFNQPTPEDLVYVDPSPDYCLRNETTGSLGTQGRLCNKTSEGMDGCELMCCGRGYDQFKSVQVERCHCKFHWCCFVKCRKCTEVVDQHVCK